The genomic region CCGAGCTGGAGAAGGAGCTCGAGGAGGAGGAGACGCCGGAGGCGCCGCTGCTCGAGGGGGCCGGCGAGGAGGTCTCGCTCGAGGAAATCTTCCGGGAATTCAAGCGCGGCGTCGAGCAGCAGCTCTCGCCCGAGGACTACGAGACGCACTACAACCTCGGGATCGCGTACAAGGAGATGGGCCTGACCGACGAGGCGATCGGCGAGTTCCAGATCGCCGCGAAGGACCCCGCGCGCTCCGTCGAGTGCTGCAGCATGCTCGGCCTCTGCTTCATGGAGAAGGGGCTCGCGCCTCTCGCGATCCAGTGGTTCCAGAAGGGCCTCGAGAGCCCCGGCATCCGCGACGAGGAGCGCTGGGGACTCCAATACGACCTCGCGGACGTCTTCGAGCAGAGGGGGGATGCCGCGCGCGCCTACGAGATCTATCTCGAGATCTACGGGCAGAACTCGAACTACCGCGACGTCTCCGCGCGCGTGAAGGCGCTCGAGAGCCCGTCGGGACGGTGACCGCCTCCCTTTCCGTGCGGGACCTGACGGTCGTGCTCGAGACCGGCGGGGGGACGTTTCCGGTGCTCGACGGCGTGTCGTTCGATCTCGCCCCCGGGCAGTCGCGGGCCCTCGTGGGGGAGAGCGGCGGCGGGAAAACGCTGCTGGCGCGCGCGGTGATGCGCCTCCTTCCCCCCGCCGCGCGGGTTCGAGCGGGGGCGGTCCTCCTCGACGGCGTCGACCTGCTGCGGATACCCGAGCGCGAGATGGCGCCGCGCCGCGGCGGCGCGATCGGGTGGGTTTTCCAGGAGCCGCTCGACGCCCTCGATCCCGTCCGGTCGGTCGGCTCGCAGGTGGCGGAGGCCGTGCGGCGGCACAGCGCGTCGGGCGCGCGAGAGGCGCGCGCCCGAGCGATCGCGCTCCTCCAGGAGGCCGGGCTCGCGGAGGCCGCGCGCCGTTTCGACGACCCGCCGCATGCGCTCTCCGGCGGGATGCGCCAGCGCGTGATGATCGCCGCGGCTCTCGCGGGAGATCCGAGCGTGCTGATCGCCGACGAGCCCACCGCGGCGCTCGATCCGCCGCTCGCGTCGCAGGTCGTCGCGCTCATCGACCGGCTGCGCCGGGAGCGCGGCCTCGCGCTCCTGCACGTCACGCACGACCTTCGCCGCGCCGCGGAATGCGACCGCGTCTCGGTTCTCTACGCCGGGAGGATCGTCGAGGAAGCCTCGGGCGCGGATTTCGCGCGGACGCCGCGGCACCCGTACGCGGCCGCGCTCGCCGCGTCGGCGGCGGCGCGGACGCCGCGCCGGCGCCTTCCCGCGATCCCCGGCGCTCCCCCGGCGCTCGCCGATCGCGCCGCGCCCCGCTGCGCATTCGCGCCCCGCTGTCCCCAGGTCTTCGGGCGGTGCGGGGAAGAGAAGCCGGAGCTCTATCCCGCCGGCGCCTCCCGAGCGCGCTGCTTCCTGTACGCGCCCGAGGCGGCATGACCGAGCCGATCCTCCGCGTCGAGGGGCTCTCGAAGACTTTCGTCTCCGGCGGGGCATTCCGGACGCGGCGCGGGGCGGAAGCGCTCGACGACGTCTCGTTCACGCTCG from Thermoanaerobaculia bacterium harbors:
- a CDS encoding tetratricopeptide repeat protein, whose protein sequence is ELEKELEEEETPEAPLLEGAGEEVSLEEIFREFKRGVEQQLSPEDYETHYNLGIAYKEMGLTDEAIGEFQIAAKDPARSVECCSMLGLCFMEKGLAPLAIQWFQKGLESPGIRDEERWGLQYDLADVFEQRGDAARAYEIYLEIYGQNSNYRDVSARVKALESPSGR
- a CDS encoding ABC transporter ATP-binding protein produces the protein MTASLSVRDLTVVLETGGGTFPVLDGVSFDLAPGQSRALVGESGGGKTLLARAVMRLLPPAARVRAGAVLLDGVDLLRIPEREMAPRRGGAIGWVFQEPLDALDPVRSVGSQVAEAVRRHSASGAREARARAIALLQEAGLAEAARRFDDPPHALSGGMRQRVMIAAALAGDPSVLIADEPTAALDPPLASQVVALIDRLRRERGLALLHVTHDLRRAAECDRVSVLYAGRIVEEASGADFARTPRHPYAAALAASAAARTPRRRLPAIPGAPPALADRAAPRCAFAPRCPQVFGRCGEEKPELYPAGASRARCFLYAPEAA